A single region of the Thermoanaerobacterium aotearoense genome encodes:
- a CDS encoding YgiT-type zinc finger protein → MLNRCFCGGDVKIEMADYELIKGKKTVVYKEVPTYVCQKCGAKYYDTEVLDKILKKEERKSFFGLIKA, encoded by the coding sequence ATGCTGAATCGATGCTTCTGTGGGGGAGATGTAAAGATAGAGATGGCAGATTATGAATTGATTAAGGGGAAAAAGACGGTAGTCTATAAAGAAGTTCCGACTTATGTTTGTCAAAAATGTGGTGCTAAATATTATGACACAGAAGTATTGGATAAAATATTGAAAAAAGAAGAAAGAAAATCATTTTTTGGACTTATTAAAGCGTGA